The following coding sequences lie in one Spea bombifrons isolate aSpeBom1 chromosome 5, aSpeBom1.2.pri, whole genome shotgun sequence genomic window:
- the LOC128496980 gene encoding hemoglobin subunit beta-2-like has protein sequence MVHFTAEERAAITSMWQKVDISKDGSDTLTRLLVVYPWTQRYFSSFGNLSNETAISGNVKVQAHGKKVLGAIGGAIQHLDDVKGSLRALSDTHANKLHVDPENFKRLGEMLVIVLAAKLGSAFTPQVQGAWEKFIAVLVAGLSHGYY, from the exons ATGGTTCACTTTACAGCTGAAGAGCGTGCCGCCATCACATCCATGTGGCAAAAGGTTGACATCAGCAAGGATGGCAGCGACACCCTGACCAg GCTGCTCGTTGTCTACCCCTGGACCCAGAGGTATTTCAGCTCTTTCGGAAACCTGTCCAATGAAACCGCTATCTCTGGAAATGTTAAAGTGCAGGCCCATGGCAAGAAGGTTCTGGGTGCCATCGGCGGTGCCATCCAACACTTGGATGATGTCAAGGGCTCTCTCCGCGCTCTCAGTGACACCCACGCCAACAAACTGCATGTGGACCCCGAGAACTTCAAG CGTCTTGGAGAAATGTTGGTGATTGTTCTGGCTGCCAAACTGGGATCCGCTTTCACCCCTCAGGTCCAAGGCGCCTGGGAGAAATTCATCGCAGTTCTGGTGGCCGGTCTGAGCCACGGATATTATTAA